From the genome of Pirellulales bacterium, one region includes:
- the rlmKL gene encoding bifunctional 23S rRNA (guanine(2069)-N(7))-methyltransferase RlmK/23S rRNA (guanine(2445)-N(2))-methyltransferase RlmL — MLTAKTVFGLEDVLAAELAALGAEAIEPGRRLVNFQADHRLLYRANIWLRTAIRVLRPIHQFDATDEKSLYDGVREIDWSAQLLPDGSLAIDPVVHNSFCTHSLYAAQLAKDAIVDQFRERGGTRPSVDLKNPDLRINLHLNDNRATIYLDSSGDSLHKRGYRSIAGEAPLNEVLAAGILQLSGWDRRSSLADFMCGSGTLPIEAVLWARNIAPGLIRQKFGYMRWRDFDSALHRELLAEARQAALPRLEFPITGSDLDPQAVSAARENARRAGVQKDVQFEVAHYEAARPPAAAGTLVTNPPYDERMKVSQAAAVYRRIGDALKHTWAGWTAFVFTGNAEAAKFFGLRPSRKIRLNNGAIQCQLLRFEVFNRAATETPKNEEVTTKDAKEAKDEERETTHHTENTDDEGRWDDDEEQTTNDANDTNDEEVDEEHDDGGPADGGGDLRTSSLKPQASSLPLQAANLAPQALSLPRRRWEDQAKEFSNRLVRMAKHWKKWARRQGITCFRLYDRDLPEVPLAIDSYEGHLHIAEYIRPHDRTDIEHQIWLTRMIEAAAAALEVDPNNVAVKRRGRQRGPAQYERQSEEGRRLVVHEGGHRFEVNLTDYLDTGLFLDHRITRAMVEKESAGKRFLNLFGYTGAFTVYAAAGGAVETTTVDLSSTYSQWAERNLKLNGFADSHQQVVRFDAMRFLRRMAPRAGGEFDLAVVDPPTFSNSKNTPDIFDVDRDHVELLNLVLERLSPGGKIYFSTNFRKFKFRGEEIPRAAIREISRQTVPPDFRNKRIHRCWTLVRSGSSG; from the coding sequence TTGCTCACGGCCAAGACCGTATTCGGCCTGGAAGACGTGCTCGCCGCGGAGTTGGCGGCGCTCGGGGCAGAAGCGATCGAGCCGGGACGCCGCTTGGTCAATTTTCAGGCCGATCACCGGCTGCTTTATCGGGCCAACATCTGGCTGCGAACCGCGATTCGCGTGTTGCGTCCGATCCATCAGTTCGACGCCACCGACGAAAAATCGCTCTACGACGGCGTTCGCGAAATCGATTGGTCGGCGCAGCTACTGCCCGACGGTTCGCTGGCCATCGACCCGGTGGTGCACAATTCGTTTTGCACCCATTCGCTCTACGCCGCGCAATTGGCGAAAGACGCGATCGTCGATCAATTTCGCGAGCGCGGCGGCACGCGTCCGAGCGTCGATCTCAAAAATCCTGATTTGCGAATCAATCTGCACCTCAACGACAACCGCGCGACGATCTATCTCGATTCGTCGGGCGATTCGCTGCACAAGCGGGGCTATCGGTCCATCGCCGGCGAAGCCCCGCTGAACGAAGTGCTGGCCGCGGGAATTCTACAGCTCAGCGGCTGGGATCGCCGCAGCTCGTTGGCTGATTTCATGTGCGGCTCGGGCACGTTGCCGATTGAAGCCGTCCTCTGGGCGCGGAATATCGCCCCCGGCTTGATTCGCCAGAAGTTCGGCTACATGCGGTGGCGCGATTTCGATTCCGCGCTGCATCGCGAGCTGTTGGCCGAGGCGCGGCAGGCGGCCTTGCCGCGGCTCGAATTTCCGATCACCGGCAGCGATCTCGATCCGCAAGCCGTCAGCGCGGCACGGGAAAACGCCCGTCGGGCGGGCGTGCAGAAAGATGTGCAGTTCGAAGTCGCACATTACGAAGCAGCCCGGCCTCCCGCGGCGGCGGGAACGCTCGTCACCAATCCACCCTATGACGAACGGATGAAGGTGTCGCAGGCCGCGGCCGTGTATCGCCGGATCGGCGACGCGCTGAAACACACCTGGGCGGGCTGGACCGCATTCGTCTTCACCGGCAATGCCGAGGCGGCAAAATTCTTCGGCTTGCGGCCATCGCGGAAAATCCGGCTGAACAACGGGGCAATCCAGTGCCAACTGCTCCGCTTCGAGGTCTTCAACCGCGCCGCCACGGAAACGCCGAAGAACGAAGAAGTAACCACGAAAGACGCGAAAGAAGCGAAAGACGAGGAACGGGAAACCACGCATCACACGGAGAACACGGATGACGAAGGCAGATGGGATGACGACGAAGAGCAAACCACGAATGACGCGAATGACACGAATGACGAGGAGGTAGACGAAGAGCACGACGACGGTGGCCCGGCGGATGGGGGCGGCGATCTTCGTACCTCAAGCCTCAAGCCTCAAGCCTCAAGCCTTCCCTTGCAAGCCGCAAACCTTGCCCCGCAAGCCTTGAGCCTTCCCCGGCGGCGGTGGGAGGATCAAGCCAAGGAGTTTTCCAATCGGCTGGTGCGCATGGCCAAGCATTGGAAGAAATGGGCGCGGCGGCAAGGGATCACCTGCTTTCGGCTCTACGATCGCGATCTGCCCGAGGTGCCGCTGGCGATCGATTCCTACGAAGGGCATCTGCACATTGCCGAATACATCCGGCCGCACGATCGCACCGACATCGAGCACCAGATCTGGCTCACGCGTATGATCGAAGCCGCTGCCGCGGCGCTCGAAGTCGATCCGAACAACGTCGCGGTCAAACGCCGCGGGCGGCAGCGCGGGCCGGCCCAATACGAACGACAATCGGAAGAAGGCCGGCGGCTCGTGGTGCACGAGGGGGGGCATCGATTCGAAGTCAACCTGACCGATTATCTCGACACCGGCCTGTTTCTCGACCATCGCATCACGCGCGCCATGGTCGAGAAAGAATCAGCCGGCAAGCGGTTTTTGAATCTATTCGGCTACACCGGCGCGTTCACCGTCTACGCCGCGGCCGGCGGAGCCGTCGAAACGACCACGGTCGATCTTTCGAGCACCTATTCGCAATGGGCCGAGCGAAATCTGAAACTGAACGGGTTCGCCGATTCGCACCAGCAAGTGGTGCGCTTCGATGCGATGCGCTTTTTGCGACGCATGGCGCCGCGAGCCGGCGGCGAATTCGATTTGGCCGTTGTCGATCCACCGACGTTTTCCAACAGCAAAAATACGCCCGACATCTTCGACGTCGATCGCGATCATGTCGAACTATTGAACCTCGTGCTCGAGCGCCTTTCGCCGGGCGGGAAGATTTATTTCTCGACCAATTTTCGTAAATTCAAATTCCGCGGCGAGGAAATCCCGCGGGCCGCGATTCGCGAGATCAGCCGCCAAACCGTCCCGCCCGATTTTCGCAACAAACGAATCCACCGCTGCTGGACACTGGTTCGCAGCGGCAGCAGCGGATAG
- a CDS encoding VOC family protein, which translates to MKLQPYVHFEGRCDEAIEFYKTAIGAKVTMLMRFNQCSEPMSNMNPAMGEKVMHANLMIGDSELLVSDGHCRGEANFAGFELTLNVATEAEAEKLFGALAEGGKVMMPLAKTFFSPKFGMLTDRFGIAWMVIVQ; encoded by the coding sequence ATGAAACTTCAACCCTATGTGCATTTCGAGGGACGTTGCGATGAAGCGATCGAATTCTACAAGACCGCGATTGGCGCAAAAGTGACCATGCTGATGCGCTTCAACCAATGCTCGGAACCGATGTCCAACATGAATCCGGCGATGGGCGAGAAGGTGATGCACGCGAACCTGATGATCGGCGACTCGGAGCTGTTGGTATCGGACGGGCACTGCCGGGGTGAAGCGAACTTCGCCGGATTCGAATTGACGCTCAATGTGGCGACCGAAGCCGAGGCCGAAAAGCTGTTCGGCGCGCTCGCCGAAGGGGGAAAGGTGATGATGCCGCTGGCGAAAACGTTCTTTTCTCCAAAATTCGGGATGCTCACCGATCGTTTCGGCATCGCGTGGATGGTGATCGTGCAATAA
- a CDS encoding catalase: MKSNGANSGEQAVLTTRQGHPIADNQNVRTVGDRGPTTLENYQFIEKITHFDRERIPERVVHARGTGAHGLFEATGMVGDEPIAKYTRAKLFQQKGKQTPVFVRFSTVVHGGHSPETLRDPRGFATKFYTEDGNWDLVGNNLKIFFIRDALKFPDMVHCFKPDPVTNRQDNRRVFDFMSLTPESTHMLTWLFSPWGIPANYRQMQGSGVNTYKWVNAEGAGVLVKYHWVPKQGICNLTQAQADAIQATNFNHATQDLYEAIERGDYPEWELRVQIMEDGEHPELDFDPLDDTKIWPEDHFPHRPIGRMVLNRNPVNYFSEVEQAAFGTGVLVDGLDFSDDKMLQGRTLSYSDTQRYRIGPNYLQLPINRPKTHVATNQRDGSMAYHVDGIDKGQNPHVNYEPSSMGGLKQAAPAGKPHAPHYSANLVRQKISRTNDFKQAGERYRAFEAWERDELIKNLVENLAICPKDIQDRMVSHFTQADAEYGRRLADGIAMAMKDMAMKVGENGNGSKSKPAMAGASM, encoded by the coding sequence ATGAAGTCCAACGGCGCCAACAGCGGCGAACAAGCCGTGTTGACCACTCGGCAAGGACATCCAATCGCCGACAACCAAAACGTGCGCACCGTCGGCGATCGTGGCCCGACGACGCTGGAAAACTACCAGTTCATCGAAAAGATCACGCACTTCGACCGCGAGCGCATTCCAGAACGCGTCGTGCATGCCCGCGGCACCGGGGCTCATGGCCTGTTCGAAGCCACCGGCATGGTGGGCGACGAGCCGATTGCCAAATACACGCGAGCCAAACTGTTTCAACAGAAGGGGAAGCAAACCCCCGTGTTCGTGCGATTCTCCACCGTCGTTCACGGCGGCCATAGCCCGGAAACGCTCCGCGACCCGCGCGGCTTCGCCACGAAGTTCTACACCGAAGACGGCAACTGGGATCTGGTCGGCAACAATCTCAAAATCTTTTTCATCCGCGACGCGCTCAAGTTTCCCGACATGGTGCACTGCTTCAAGCCCGATCCGGTCACCAATCGGCAAGACAACCGCCGCGTGTTCGACTTCATGAGCCTGACGCCCGAATCGACCCACATGCTCACTTGGCTATTTAGCCCGTGGGGCATTCCGGCCAACTACCGGCAGATGCAAGGCTCCGGCGTGAACACGTATAAATGGGTGAATGCCGAAGGCGCGGGCGTACTGGTGAAATATCATTGGGTGCCGAAGCAGGGCATTTGCAATCTGACGCAAGCCCAGGCCGACGCGATCCAAGCGACCAACTTCAACCACGCCACGCAAGATCTGTACGAAGCGATCGAGCGCGGCGATTATCCGGAATGGGAATTGCGCGTGCAGATCATGGAAGACGGCGAACACCCCGAGCTGGATTTCGATCCGCTCGACGACACGAAAATCTGGCCGGAAGATCACTTTCCGCATCGCCCGATCGGACGGATGGTGTTGAATCGCAATCCGGTGAACTATTTTTCGGAAGTCGAACAGGCGGCCTTTGGCACCGGCGTGCTCGTCGACGGGCTGGATTTCTCCGACGACAAGATGCTGCAAGGCCGAACGCTTTCGTATTCCGACACGCAGCGGTATCGGATCGGCCCGAACTACCTGCAATTGCCCATCAATCGACCGAAAACCCATGTAGCCACGAACCAACGCGATGGGTCGATGGCCTATCACGTGGATGGGATCGACAAGGGGCAGAATCCGCATGTCAACTACGAGCCGAGCTCGATGGGCGGCCTGAAGCAAGCCGCGCCCGCCGGCAAGCCGCATGCGCCGCACTATAGTGCGAATCTCGTGCGGCAAAAGATCTCGCGCACCAACGATTTCAAACAAGCCGGCGAGCGCTATCGCGCGTTCGAAGCGTGGGAACGCGACGAACTGATCAAGAACCTTGTCGAAAATCTGGCGATCTGTCCGAAAGACATTCAAGATCGCATGGTGTCGCATTTCACGCAGGCCGATGCCGAATATGGCCGCCGCCTCGCCGACGGAATTGCGATGGCGATGAAAGATATGGCCATGAAAGTGGGCGAGAACGGCAACGGCTCGAAGTCGAAGCCGGCGATGGCCGGCGCGTCGATGTAA
- a CDS encoding LysR family transcriptional regulator has protein sequence MEIHQLRYFLAVADLGSFTRAAEKCLVAQPSLSQQIIKLERELRQPLFDRLGRKVRLTDAGQALYSEAVSILGAVDEIQQRVAVVNDAKQGTVNVGAIPTIAPYLMPLIVKTFQKRFPRAAVALHENLTEFTIRGCLEGEIHVGVIASPPENALLQSELLFTEELLLALPPTHPLLKKRRLALEDIADQPFVLLNEVHCLGEQILGFCKQQGCLPAVRCRSTQLLTVQELVALGGRVSIVPAMARQWDRRRCCEYRSLSDPKPTRTIRMIWHKDRHQSPLVKNFMQMIRHATAKYAKASAALE, from the coding sequence ATGGAAATCCACCAACTGCGTTATTTCCTTGCCGTCGCCGATTTAGGCAGTTTCACGCGGGCTGCCGAGAAATGCCTCGTCGCCCAACCGTCGCTAAGCCAGCAGATCATCAAGCTCGAACGAGAGCTGCGGCAGCCGCTGTTCGATCGGCTGGGACGAAAAGTCCGGCTGACCGATGCCGGGCAAGCACTTTATTCCGAGGCGGTTTCGATCTTGGGAGCGGTGGATGAAATCCAGCAGCGCGTGGCGGTGGTCAATGATGCAAAGCAAGGAACGGTCAACGTGGGGGCGATTCCCACCATCGCTCCTTACCTGATGCCATTGATCGTAAAGACGTTTCAAAAGCGATTTCCGCGGGCCGCTGTCGCGCTGCACGAAAATCTGACCGAATTCACGATCCGCGGCTGCCTCGAAGGGGAAATCCATGTCGGAGTGATCGCTTCGCCGCCGGAAAACGCATTGCTTCAATCCGAACTGCTGTTCACCGAAGAATTGCTTCTGGCGCTGCCGCCGACACACCCGCTTCTGAAAAAACGCCGGCTCGCGCTAGAAGACATCGCGGACCAGCCCTTTGTGTTGCTGAACGAAGTGCATTGCCTGGGCGAGCAGATTTTGGGCTTTTGCAAGCAGCAAGGCTGCTTGCCCGCCGTTCGCTGCCGCAGCACGCAATTGCTCACCGTGCAAGAACTAGTGGCCCTAGGCGGCCGGGTGTCGATCGTGCCGGCGATGGCTCGCCAATGGGACCGCCGGCGCTGCTGCGAATATCGAAGCCTCTCGGACCCGAAACCGACGCGAACGATTCGCATGATCTGGCACAAGGACCGGCACCAATCGCCGTTGGTGAAGAATTTCATGCAGATGATCCGCCACGCTACGGCCAAATATGCGAAAGCCTCGGCAGCACTGGAATAA
- a CDS encoding FkbM family methyltransferase: MMRRARQIAKTLLPRRIADYLRDRRTKWQIPDAVRAFETIRAEEPIAFYSIGARNGADPVETYFRRRGKMKIIGVEPEPAEAAKLLADATLDHVLPTALGAEDGAGTLQVTRQIGCSSLLEPHAENLAKLCVVPEWFEVQRRLPVEVRRLDRLVAEFRLPPPDMMEIDVQGYEYQVLEGCGELLSAVGSLSLELHFQQFYREQKTFAEVHAWLYSKGFHLAQLKRGLKGDTLVEVDALFYNRRLIASSARAAATLRYWRDRYRHRWRRAI, translated from the coding sequence ATGATGCGCCGCGCCCGCCAGATCGCCAAAACGCTTCTCCCGCGGCGCATCGCCGATTACTTGCGCGATCGCCGCACGAAATGGCAGATTCCCGACGCCGTGCGGGCCTTCGAAACGATCCGGGCGGAGGAGCCGATCGCATTCTATTCGATCGGCGCGCGCAACGGCGCCGATCCCGTGGAAACGTATTTCCGCCGTCGCGGAAAGATGAAAATCATCGGCGTCGAGCCCGAGCCGGCCGAGGCGGCAAAGCTGTTGGCCGACGCGACGTTGGACCACGTGCTGCCAACTGCCTTAGGCGCCGAAGATGGGGCAGGCACGCTGCAAGTGACTCGCCAAATCGGGTGCAGCTCGCTATTGGAGCCGCATGCCGAGAACCTTGCGAAGCTGTGCGTGGTTCCCGAATGGTTTGAAGTCCAGCGGCGGTTGCCCGTCGAAGTGCGGCGGTTGGATCGCTTGGTGGCGGAGTTTCGATTGCCGCCGCCCGACATGATGGAAATCGACGTCCAAGGCTATGAATATCAGGTGCTGGAGGGCTGCGGCGAGTTGTTGTCGGCAGTCGGCTCGCTATCGCTTGAACTCCATTTTCAGCAGTTCTATCGCGAGCAAAAGACGTTCGCCGAGGTGCATGCCTGGCTCTATTCGAAAGGCTTTCATCTAGCGCAATTGAAGCGCGGACTGAAGGGAGACACGCTCGTCGAGGTCGACGCACTGTTCTACAACCGACGGCTAATTGCATCATCGGCCCGTGCCGCCGCAACGCTCCGCTATTGGCGCGACCGATACCGCCACCGCTGGCGGCGAGCGATTTGA
- a CDS encoding magnesium transporter: protein MTAEKLGDSVAQHMRSDFVCLRADRTVADALAAIRAAPAEGRVLYFYAVDDMNRLLGVVPTRRLLLSQPDCLVADIMDRQVIAIPQSATVLEARQFFALHHLLGFPVVDDEHRLQGVVDVNLYAGELTGLNRSADCDDLFQLIGVHAAEAEHASPADAFRKRFPWLLCNIGGGIIAAWLGGFFELELKRVVELALFIPVVLNLAESVSTQSVSLAIEALHGRRPTLPTILRRLRSELTTALLLGIAAGAVVGLMEFAWRGNFRLFLVLLGGIAGGMSCSALVGAAMPNLLRLLRFDPRVAAGPIALASADVVTILLYFNLARWLLR, encoded by the coding sequence GTGACTGCGGAAAAACTGGGCGATTCGGTTGCGCAGCACATGCGAAGCGACTTCGTTTGTCTGCGGGCCGATCGGACCGTTGCCGATGCGCTGGCCGCGATCCGCGCAGCGCCCGCCGAGGGCCGCGTGCTGTATTTCTACGCGGTCGACGACATGAACCGGCTGCTTGGCGTCGTGCCGACCCGGCGATTGCTGTTGAGCCAGCCCGACTGCCTCGTCGCCGACATCATGGACCGGCAGGTCATCGCGATTCCGCAATCGGCCACGGTGCTCGAAGCCCGCCAATTTTTCGCGTTGCACCATCTGCTCGGATTCCCCGTGGTCGACGACGAACATCGGCTCCAAGGCGTGGTCGATGTCAATCTTTACGCGGGCGAACTGACCGGGCTCAATCGCAGCGCCGATTGCGACGATTTGTTTCAGTTGATCGGTGTGCATGCTGCCGAAGCGGAGCACGCTTCGCCGGCTGACGCTTTTCGCAAACGGTTTCCCTGGCTGTTGTGCAACATTGGCGGCGGCATCATTGCCGCCTGGCTGGGCGGATTTTTCGAGTTGGAATTGAAACGGGTGGTTGAACTGGCCCTGTTCATTCCGGTGGTGTTGAACCTGGCGGAGAGCGTCAGCACACAGTCGGTCAGTTTGGCGATCGAAGCGTTGCACGGCCGGCGACCGACGCTGCCGACAATTCTTCGCCGCCTGCGCAGCGAATTGACGACCGCCCTGTTGTTGGGCATCGCCGCGGGTGCCGTGGTCGGGCTGATGGAATTCGCCTGGCGCGGTAATTTCAGGCTATTTCTCGTGCTGCTCGGTGGAATCGCCGGGGGAATGAGCTGCTCGGCATTGGTCGGCGCCGCGATGCCGAATCTGCTGCGCTTGCTGCGGTTCGACCCTCGTGTCGCCGCTGGCCCGATCGCGCTAGCCAGCGCCGACGTGGTGACGATCTTGCTCTATTTCAACTTGGCGCGGTGGCTGCTACGGTAA
- a CDS encoding C-terminal binding protein encodes MKTDKKVLLTDYAWANLDIERRILNEAGAELVAAEATDAATLAAAAVNADAIMTNWAKVSEPVIAAARRLRIISRLGIGLDNIDIEAATARGIVVTNVPDYCVIEVAEHALALLLALARKIGFYHQETKSGQYRLQAGPPLRRIEGQTLGIVGIGRIGWKLAEKAAPLGLRVLATSRRRPEQLPPGVEFCDLEELLRRSDYVSLHAPLTPHTRHLIDAARLPRMKRGAYLINTSRGGLIETAALTAALASGQLAGAALDVQDPEPPPLDAPPYNDPRVIISPHAAFVSVESLENLRTRAARQVALFLNGERPENVVNPAVLGD; translated from the coding sequence ATGAAAACCGACAAAAAAGTTCTCCTCACCGACTACGCTTGGGCCAACCTGGATATCGAGCGGCGGATCCTCAATGAAGCGGGAGCGGAATTGGTCGCGGCCGAGGCAACCGATGCAGCTACGCTCGCCGCGGCGGCCGTCAATGCCGACGCGATCATGACCAACTGGGCCAAGGTGAGCGAGCCGGTGATCGCGGCCGCTCGCCGGTTGCGGATCATTTCGCGGCTCGGCATCGGCCTGGACAATATCGACATCGAAGCGGCCACGGCCCGCGGAATCGTCGTCACCAACGTGCCGGACTACTGCGTGATCGAAGTTGCCGAGCATGCGCTGGCGCTGCTGTTGGCGCTGGCGCGAAAGATCGGCTTTTACCATCAGGAAACGAAGTCGGGCCAATATCGCTTGCAAGCCGGGCCACCGCTGAGGCGCATCGAAGGGCAGACTCTCGGCATCGTCGGTATTGGCCGAATCGGTTGGAAACTGGCGGAAAAAGCAGCGCCGCTGGGACTGCGTGTGTTGGCCACGAGCCGCCGCCGACCAGAGCAATTGCCGCCTGGCGTCGAGTTTTGCGATCTCGAAGAGTTGCTGCGCCGCAGCGATTATGTGTCGCTGCACGCCCCGCTCACTCCGCACACGCGGCACTTGATCGACGCTGCCCGGCTGCCCCGAATGAAACGCGGCGCCTATCTCATCAACACATCCCGCGGCGGGCTGATCGAAACGGCGGCGCTGACCGCGGCGCTCGCCAGCGGCCAATTGGCCGGGGCGGCCCTCGACGTGCAAGACCCCGAGCCGCCGCCGCTCGACGCGCCGCCCTACAACGATCCGCGTGTGATCATCAGTCCCCATGCCGCCTTCGTATCCGTCGAATCGCTCGAAAACCTCCGCACCCGCGCCGCCCGCCAAGTCGCCCTATTCCTGAACGGCGAGCGACCGGAAAACGTCGTGAACCCCGCGGTGCTCGGCGACTAG